Proteins from a single region of Gossypium arboreum isolate Shixiya-1 chromosome 1, ASM2569848v2, whole genome shotgun sequence:
- the LOC108480199 gene encoding two-pore potassium channel 1-like isoform X1 yields MQQQTTSAWIFQEFSSVFENQIPSTYKHFYIDLQTNFPLVVVFMLDHFYSIISMTSNDEKASKKRSIQGCKTTLVAAKCTPPDALRAGFPDLKRLGTYFGIYLGVGTVIFYALKNDIRGHKTIDFIDSLYLCVVTMTTVGYGDLVPHSYNAQLVCIFFITVGMCLFGIAVKIAAKYLVVKQQMVMVNALRMSRKIGPVEALKEIESVKIDYNKLKISLIAMAGHYVIGIFVLLTIEGMDFTDAIYCAFTTMTTTGFGDETFQEPFGRMFAVFWISTGTSCVGQLFLYIAEIYTDIETRKLAKQVISNNIIAKTDLEAADDIKDGKVYGAADMILYKLKEKGKIKQDDISVAMKDLDDVIKDVDVDDVTPPKSAEEK; encoded by the exons ATGCAACAGCAAACGACATCAGCTTGGATCTTCCAGGAATTTTCCAGTGTATTTGAGAACCAAATTCCCTCTACATATAAGCACTTTTATATTGACTTGCAAACTAACTTCCCTCTG GTAGTAGTCTTCATGCTGGATCACTTCTACTCAATCATTTCGATGACTTCCAATGACGAAAAGGCTTCCAAGAAAAGAAGCATTCAGGGCTGCAAAACTACTTTGGTAGCCGCAAAATGTACCCCTCCAGATGCCCTCCGGGCCGGTTTCCCTGATCTTAAGCGGCTTGGCACGTACTTCGGTATCTACTTGGGTGTTGGAACTGTAATCTTTTACGCATTGAAGAATGACATCAGAGGCCATAAAACAATCGATTTCATTGATTCACTTTACTTATGTGTGGTGACAATGACCACAGTTGGTTACGGAGACCTTGTCCCTCACAGTTACAATGCACAACTAGTATGCATTTTTTTCATAACCGTAGGGATGTGTCTGTTCGGAATAGCAGTGAAAATCGCTGCAAAGTACTTGGTTGTGAAACAACAAATGGTGATGGTCAATGCCCTTCGCATGTCACGAAAAATCGGTCCGGTGGAAGCCCTTAAAGAGATTGAAAGCGTCAAAATAGACTACAATAAGCTCAAGATCTCCTTGATCGCTATGGCGGGGCATTATGTCATTGGGATCTTTGTTCTACTCACCATCGAAGGAATGGACTTCACCGATGCCATCTACTGTGCATTTACAACCATGACAACCACAGGCTTCGGAGACGAGACCTTCCAAGAACCATTCGGTCGTATGTTTGCTGTATTTTGGATTTCGACCGGAACTTCCTGTGTAGGCCAGCTATTTCTCTACATTGCAGAGATATACACCGATATCGAAACAAGGAAACTGGCGAAACAGGTAATTAGCAACAACATTATAGCCAAGACAGACCTGGAGGCAGCTGATGATATTAAGGATGGCAAGGTTTATGG GGCTGCTGATATGATCTTATATAagctaaaagaaaaaggaaagatcaAACAAGATGATATTTCAGTTGCCATGAAGGATCTGGATGATGTGATCAAGGATGTTGATGTTGATGATGTAACTCCACCAAAATCAGCTGAAGAGAAGTGA
- the LOC108483456 gene encoding uncharacterized protein LOC108483456, with translation MAGIAILLDLYKKKPSFCSPQSFHSSGLFSASAAAASAAATVAAGTPFASRFLFGYPKVSHCDAGAVLPEHYISNTQRSSEDFFKNDALKYSVKEYKIELKPLFSAFELRPFALTTLRSFLLFYLPLLEPSLNIEEDEEDFPQDSPEERRVDLVVPLKKSVKQIIRETTVVTTRRILERLAVIYVSQRMAWKLLKDVPKSAVRKSQRGMPATVYFFRVSRTTFRGHLLGVTAAWIVQTGIEIYRSFSRITNSDESNEANVTVRAKLLGKKISGITIRCGASLIFASIGAGICATLFRPSVGQWIGCAAGDLAGPIIVSVCLEKVFHVDL, from the exons ATGGCGGGAATAGCAATATTACTAGATCTATACAAGAAAAAACCAAGCTTTTGTTCTCCACAAAGCTTCCACTCTTCTGGGTTATTCTCTGCCTCCGCTGCCGCCGCATCGGCCGCCGCTACCGTCGCTGCTGGAACCCCTTTTGCCTCCAGGTTTCTTTTTGG TTATCCCAAGGTTTCACATTGTGATGCTGGTGCTGTACTGCCTGAACATTACATTTCAAATACCCAAAGATCATCTGAAGATTTCTTTAAGAATGATGCTCTCAAATACAGTGTGAAGGAGTATAAGATTGAGCTGAAGCCTCTGTTTTCTGCTTTTGAATTGAGGCCATTTGCTTTGACAACCTTGAGGTCATTTCTGTTGTTCTATTTGCCTCTATTGGAGCCTTCACTAAACATAGAAGAGGATGAGGAGGACTTCCCGCAAGACTCTCCAGAGGAGCGCCGTGTTGATTTAGTTGTTCCCTTAAAAAAATCAGTGAAGCAAATAATTCGTGAG ACCACTGTTGTAACTACAAGACGGATTCTTGAAAGACTTGCTGTTATCTATGTTTCACAACGCATGGCGTGGAAACTCCTTAAAG ATGTCCCAAAATCAGCTGTCAGAAAATCCCAAAGGGGAATGCCTGCAACAGTGTATTTCTTCAGAGTTAGCAGAACAACTTTCAGAG GTCACCTTCTTGGAGTCACGGCTGCATGGATTGTCCAAACCGGTATTGAAATCTACCGAAGCTTTTCTCGCATAACGAACTCTGATGAGAGTAATGAGGCCAATGTAACAGTTCGAGCTAAACTTCTTGGAAAGAAGATTTCTGGTATTACCATCAGGTGTGGAGCATCATTGATTTTTGCTTCCATAGGAGCTGGGATTTGTGCTACTCTTTTCCGCCCGTCAGTTGGTCAGTGGATTG GCTGTGCTGCCGGAGACTTGGCCGGGCCCATCATAGTATCAGTTTGCCTTGAGAAAGTTTTTCATGTGGACCTATAG
- the LOC108480199 gene encoding two-pore potassium channel 1-like isoform X2 codes for MLDHFYSIISMTSNDEKASKKRSIQGCKTTLVAAKCTPPDALRAGFPDLKRLGTYFGIYLGVGTVIFYALKNDIRGHKTIDFIDSLYLCVVTMTTVGYGDLVPHSYNAQLVCIFFITVGMCLFGIAVKIAAKYLVVKQQMVMVNALRMSRKIGPVEALKEIESVKIDYNKLKISLIAMAGHYVIGIFVLLTIEGMDFTDAIYCAFTTMTTTGFGDETFQEPFGRMFAVFWISTGTSCVGQLFLYIAEIYTDIETRKLAKQVISNNIIAKTDLEAADDIKDGKVYGAADMILYKLKEKGKIKQDDISVAMKDLDDVIKDVDVDDVTPPKSAEEK; via the exons ATGCTGGATCACTTCTACTCAATCATTTCGATGACTTCCAATGACGAAAAGGCTTCCAAGAAAAGAAGCATTCAGGGCTGCAAAACTACTTTGGTAGCCGCAAAATGTACCCCTCCAGATGCCCTCCGGGCCGGTTTCCCTGATCTTAAGCGGCTTGGCACGTACTTCGGTATCTACTTGGGTGTTGGAACTGTAATCTTTTACGCATTGAAGAATGACATCAGAGGCCATAAAACAATCGATTTCATTGATTCACTTTACTTATGTGTGGTGACAATGACCACAGTTGGTTACGGAGACCTTGTCCCTCACAGTTACAATGCACAACTAGTATGCATTTTTTTCATAACCGTAGGGATGTGTCTGTTCGGAATAGCAGTGAAAATCGCTGCAAAGTACTTGGTTGTGAAACAACAAATGGTGATGGTCAATGCCCTTCGCATGTCACGAAAAATCGGTCCGGTGGAAGCCCTTAAAGAGATTGAAAGCGTCAAAATAGACTACAATAAGCTCAAGATCTCCTTGATCGCTATGGCGGGGCATTATGTCATTGGGATCTTTGTTCTACTCACCATCGAAGGAATGGACTTCACCGATGCCATCTACTGTGCATTTACAACCATGACAACCACAGGCTTCGGAGACGAGACCTTCCAAGAACCATTCGGTCGTATGTTTGCTGTATTTTGGATTTCGACCGGAACTTCCTGTGTAGGCCAGCTATTTCTCTACATTGCAGAGATATACACCGATATCGAAACAAGGAAACTGGCGAAACAGGTAATTAGCAACAACATTATAGCCAAGACAGACCTGGAGGCAGCTGATGATATTAAGGATGGCAAGGTTTATGG GGCTGCTGATATGATCTTATATAagctaaaagaaaaaggaaagatcaAACAAGATGATATTTCAGTTGCCATGAAGGATCTGGATGATGTGATCAAGGATGTTGATGTTGATGATGTAACTCCACCAAAATCAGCTGAAGAGAAGTGA
- the LOC108482490 gene encoding meiotic recombination protein SPO11-1: MEGIHSSTRSRDLLRKIKEFTLSILEDLSEGRSPLIFIQSFRTYCTNLDSICSCRFNKPSGHEVLTFQKESHVHRIDVLLRVLLIVQQLLQENKHASKRDIYYMHSLLFSDQSVVDRAINDICILLQCSRHNLNVVSVGNGLVMGWLRFFEAGRKFDCINGPNSAHTIPVLVEDVKDLVSAALYILVVEKESVFQRLENDKFCSKNRCIVITGRGYPDVPTRRFLRLLVDKLGLPVYCLVDCDPYGFDILATYRFGSMQMAYDAKFLRVPQIQWLGAFPSDSENYDLPKRCLLPLTIEDKRKTEAMLQRCYLHQEVPDWRSELELMLQRGTKFEIEALSVHSLSFLTEVYIPGKIQEIKSICQV, from the exons atggagggAATTCACTCAAGTACTCGCTCTAGAGATCTgctaagaaaaataaaag AGTTTACGCTGTCGATCTTGGAGGATTTGAGCGAAGGACGATCTCCGTTGATTTTCATCCAAAGCTTCAGAACCTACTGCACCAATCTTGATTCAATTTG CAGTTGCAGATTTAATAAGCCCAGTGGGCATGAAGTTCTTACATTTCAGAAGGAAAGCCACGTCCATAGAATTG ATGTGTTATTGAGGGTGTTATTGATAGTTCAACAACTTCTTCAAGAAAACAAACATGCGTCAAAGAGAGATATATATTACATGCATTCATTATTATTTTCAG ATCAGTCTGTTGTAGACAGAGCAATTAATGACATATGCATCCTTCTGCAATGCAGTCGGCACAATCTAAACGTG GTTTCTGTTGGAAATGG GTTGGTAATGGGATGGTTAAGGTTCTTTGAAGCTGGAAGGAAATTTGATTGCATAAATGGCCCCAACAGT GCCCATACAATTCCTGTGCTTGTTGAGGATGTTAAAG ATCTTGTAAGCGCTGCCCTGTATATACTTGTTGTAGAGAAAGAATCAG TCTTTCAACGATTAGAAAATGACAAGTTTTGCAGCAAAAACCGTTGCATTGTCATCACA GGAAGAGGCTATCCGGATGTTCCCACAAGAAG GTTTTTGCGACTGCTCGTGGACAAGTTAGGTCTTCCTGTCTATTGCTTGGTTGATTGTGATCCATATGGCTTTGACATCCTGGCTACTTACAGGTTTGGTTCTATG CAAATGGCATATGATGCCAAATTTCTACGAGTCCCGCAGATCCAATGGCTTGGAGCTTTTCCTTCAGATTCTGAGAACTATGATCTTCCTAAGCGATGTCTATTGCCTTTGACAATAGAAG ATAAGAGGAAAACGGAAGCCATGTTACAGAGATGCTACCTTCACCAAGAAGTGCCAGATTGGAG ATCGGAACTAGAGTTGATGttgcaaagaggaactaaattcGAGATTGAAGCATTATCGGTTCACTCACTTTCTTTCTTGACTGAGGTCTATATTCCAGGTAAGATTCAAGAAATAAAATCTATTTGTCAGGTTTGA
- the LOC108483455 gene encoding zinc transporter 11-like isoform X2, with protein MKLSRFLFYFFLCLSLFISVTCHGGSHADADDDDDKAGERNEPYDLRSKSLILVKVWCLILVFVGTFVGGVSPYFLKWNQGFLVLGTQFAGGVFLGTAMMHFLSDANETFEDLTSKEYPFAFMLACAGYLLTMLADCVISYVYGKGKNSCNNGDLELQGAEQSKTNPHGQGDPPSSSLTSASSFGDSVLLIIALCFHSVFEGIAIGVAETEADAWKALWTISLHKIFAAIAMGIALLRMIPDRPLLSCIAYAFAFAISSPVGVAIGIVIDATTQGAVADWIFAISMGLACGVFIYVSINHLLAKGYAPQKMVSVDRPHHKFLSVLLGVGVIAVVMIWDT; from the exons ATGAAGCTCTCACGTTTTCTCTTTTACTTCTTTCTCTGCCTCTCTCTTTTCATCTCTGTCACCTGCCACGGGGGCAGTCATGCTGAcgctgatgatgatgatgacaaGGCAGGTGAAAGGAATGAACCTTATGACCTACGATCCAAATCCTTGATTTTGGTCAAGGTATGGTGCTTGATTCTAGTGTTTGTAGGGACGTTCGTAGGTGGTGTGTCACCCTATTTTCTAAAGTGGAACCAGGGTTTTTTGGTGCTGGGAACACAGTTCGCCGGTGGGGTTTTTCTTGGGACAGCCATGATGCATTTCTTGAGTGATGCGAATGAAACTTTTGAAGACTTGACGAGTAAAGAATACCCTTTCGCCTTTATGTTGGCATGTGCTGGATATTTGTTGACTATGCTAGCTGATTGTGTGATCTCTTATGTGTACGGGAAAGGGAAGAATTCATGTAACAATGGTGATTTGGAGCTTCAAG GGGCTGAGCAGAGCAAAACGAATCCTCATGGTCAAGGCGATCCGCCA TCTTCATCTCTCACATCTGCAAGTTCTTTCGGGGATAGTGTTCTGTTGATCATTGCATTGTGCTTCCATTCAGTCTTTGAGGGCATAGCAATTGGAGTTGCAGAAACTGAAGCTGATGCTTGGAAAGCCTTGTGGACAATCTCCTTGCACAAGATATTTGCGGCGATCGCAATGGGGATAGCACTGCTCCGAATGATCCCGGATCGTCCATTGTTGTCGTGCATCGCCTATGCATTTGCATTTGCCATTTCAAGTCCTGTTGGGGTAGCCATTGGGATCGTAATAGATGCCACAACTCAGGGTGCTGTAGCAGACTGGATCTTTGCCATATCAATGGGGTTAGCCTGTGGAGTGTTCATCTACGTATCGATAAACCATCTGCTGGCTAAAGGCTACGCACCCCAGAAGATGGTTTCAGTTGACAGACCCCATCACAAGTTTTTGTCTGTCTTGTTAGGTGTTGGGGTGATCGCTGTAGTAATGATCTGGGACACTTGA
- the LOC108480896 gene encoding mitochondrial import inner membrane translocase subunit TIM50-like → MSSIVLRSRIVSNDCSSKIIYRRVLSSGVVSSSSSSSSNPSKETIIPSQSILSDNPAPPTPPPPAPEASTQVSERKSWTFLKYGLLATVTGAIGYAGYLSYMCSYEEVEQKAKSLRAAASYTPSEDAAAVEKYRGMLYSAAMTVPAKALESYLDLRKMVEEHVMEFTEPTSDKLLPDLHPQEQHVFTLVLDLNETLLYTDWKRERGWRTFKRPGVDAFLEHMAKFYEIVVYSDQMNMYVDPVCERLDPNHYIRYRLSRGATKYQDGKHYRDLSKLNRDPAKILYVSAHAFESSLQPENCVPIKPYKLEADDTALLDLIPFLEYVARNSPADIRQVLQSYERKDVAKEFLERSKEYQRRMQGQRQQGRFWWR, encoded by the exons ATGTCTTCAATTGTTCTTAGATCCCGAATAGTTTCAAATGATTGCAGTTCTAAGATCATTTACCGAAGGGTTTTAAGTTCAGGAGTGGtttcttcctcctcctcctcctcttcaaATCCTTCTAAAGAAACGATCATTCCTTCACAATCCATTCTCTCCGACAACCCGGCACCTCCTACTCCTCCTCCACCAGCGCCAGAAGCTTCCACGCAGGTTTCGGAAAGGAAATCCTGGACCTTTCTCAAGTACGGACTTCTCGCAACTGTAACTGGTGCTATTGGCTATGCTGGTTATCTCTCTTACA TGTGTTCATATGAGGAAGTAGAgcagaaggcaaagtcattgcggGCTGCAGCGAGTTATACTCCTAGTGAAGATGCAGCTGCTGTTGAA AAATATAGAGGCATGCTCTACTCTGCTGCAATGACAG TTCCAGCTAAAGCACTTGAATCTTACCTGGATCTCAGGAAGATGGTGGAAGAACATGTGATG GAATTTACTGAACCAACCTCAGATAAGCTTCTTCCTGATTTGCATCCCCAAGAACAACATGTTTTCACACTTGTCCTAGATCTGAATGAGACATTACTTTATACAGATTGGAAG CGAGAGAGAGGCTGGCGTACCTTCAAAAGACCTGGAGTTGATGCTTTTTTGGAACATATGGCAAAGTTTTATGAAATTGTTGTCTATTCTGACCAGATGAATATG TATGTGGATCCTGTTTGCGAGAGGCTGGACCCTAACCATTATATACGATATAGGCTATCAAGGGGTGCTACTAAATATCAGGATGGCAAGCACTATAGA GATCTTTCAAAGCTTAACAGGGATCCAGCCAAGATATTGTATGTGAGTGCTCATGCGTTTGAATCCAGCCTTCAACCAGAAAACTGTGTCCCTATTAAGCCGTACAAACTTGAGGCAGATGATACAGCACTTTTGGATCTTATTCCGTTTCTTGAAT ATGTGGCGCGCAATAGTCCAGCTGATATCAGACAAGTCTTGCAATCTTATGAAAGAAAAGATGTTGCGAAAGAGTTTCTTGAGCGTTCTAAAGAGTATCAGAG GCGAATGCAAGGACAAAGGCAGCAAGGTCGTTTCTGGTGGAGATGA
- the LOC108480573 gene encoding two-pore potassium channel 1-like → MACNDENEPLLSGLATPRTQKTNGDRPKKRRFRRVRSAPFADFVPTDGNREAAVPRSGSIFGRLNPSLKKVALFLTLYMGLGTICFYTTRTQIKGDKTNGILDALYFCVVTMTTVGYGDLVPNSDLAKLLACAFVFTGMALVGLVLTKAADYLAEKQEILLVKALHMNQKVGELQVLKEIETNRVKYKFYTTLIILVVLILSGTIFLYKVENLGLVDSFYCVCSTITTLGYGDKSFSTEGGRIFAVFWILASTICLAQFFLYVAEVNTENRQRALVKWVLGRRTTNVDLEAADIDDNGVVGAAEFVLFKLKEMGKICQQDISVIMEEFENLDVDQSGTLSVSDISEAQIC, encoded by the exons ATGGCCTGTAACGATGAAAACGAGCCTTTGCTATCAGGATTAGCGACTCCAAGAACTCAAAAGACTAATGGGGATAGACCAAAGAAGAGAAGGTTTCGACGTGTTAGGAGTGCTCCTTTTGCAGATTTTGTTCCGACTGATGGTAATAGAGAAGCTGCAGTTCCACGTTCCGGGTCCATTTTCGGGAGACTTAATCCGAGTCTTAAGAAGGTAGCTCTATTTTTGACGTTATACATGGGTTTAGGCACCATTTGCTTTTATACAACCAGGACACAAATCAAAGGGGACAAAACAAATGGAATTCTTGATGCTCTTTATTTTTGTGTTGTTACAATGACCACTGTTGGATATGGAGACCTTGTTCCTAACAGCGACCTCGCAAAACTACTAGCCTGTGCCTTTGTCTTCACAGGAATGGCTCTGGTCGGACTTGTACTGACCAAAGCTGCTGACTACTTGGCTGAGAAGCAAGAAATATTGCTGGTTAAAGCTTTACACATGAATCAAAAAGTTGGTGAACTTCAAGTTCTTAAGGAGATTGAAACTAATAGGGTGAAATACAAGTTTTATACAACACTAATCATTCTTGTTGTGCTTATATTATCCGGGACCATCTTCCTATATAAAGTTGAGAATTTAGGCCTAGTTGATTCGTTCTACTGCGTTTGTTCTACCATTACAACCTTGGGATATGGAGATAAAAGCTTCTCAACCGAAGGAGGTCGTATTTTTGCTGTGTTTTGGATATTAGCTAGCACTATCTGCTTGGCTCAGTTTTTTCTCTATGTTGCTGAGGTAAATACAGAGAACAGACAAAGAGCACTGGTGAAATGGGTTCTTGGTCGAAGAACAACAAATGTAGATTTGGAGGCTGCTGATATTGATGATAATGGAGTTGTTGG AGCTGCTGAGTTTGTTCTATTCAAACTTAAAGAAATGGGGAAGATTTGCCAACAAGATATCTCAGTTATCATGGAGGAATTCGAGAATCTAGATGTCGACCAGTCCGGAACCTTGTCTGTATCTGATATATCTGAAGCTCAAATCTGTTGA
- the LOC108482343 gene encoding two-pore potassium channel 1-like: MASNQPLVSGSVTLKTQTSNVDRPKKRRVRRARSAPLAHFVPTDANGDDDALLRSESIFGRLNPTLKKVALSLTVIVYMGLGTICFYTIRNQIKGKKTNAILDALYFCVVTMTTVGYGDLVPNSNLAKLLACAFVFTGMALIGLILAKAADYLVEKQEKLLFRALHMYKIDGEIEVLKEVEHNRVKYKFYTTSILLVVFVVTGTIFLYKVEKLDLVDAFYCVCSTITTLGYGDISFSSKGGRVFAVFWILTGTICVAKFFLYVAEVNTENRQRALVKWVLSRRTTSLDLEAADLDNDGVVEAAEFVLFKLKEMGKICQQDISVIMEEFEELDLDQSGTLTVSDIALAQSVETRSS; the protein is encoded by the exons ATGGCCTCAAACCAGCCTTTGGTATCGGGATCGGTGACTCTCAAAACTCAAACCAGCAATGTGGATAGACCAAAGAAAAGGAGGGTTCGACGTGCTCGAAGTGCCCCTTTAGCACATTTTGTTCCTACTGATGCTAATGGAGATGATGATGCACTTCTACGTTCCGAGTCTATTTTCGGGCGACTTAATCCAACTCTTAAGAAGGTAGCACTGTCTTTGACGGTAATAGTATACATGGGTTTAGGCACAATTTGCTTTTATACAATCAGGAACCAAATCAAAGGGAAGAAAACAAATGCAATTCTTGATGCTCTTTATTTCTGTGTTGTTACAATGACCACTGTTGGATATGGAGACCTTGTTCCTAACAGCAACCTAGCAAAACTACTAGCCTGTGCTTTTGTCTTCACAGGAATGGCGCTAATTGGACTTATACTGGCCAAAGCTGCTGACTACTTGGTGGAGAAGCAAGAAAAATTGCTGTTTAGAGCGTTACATATGTACAAAATAGATGGTGAAATTGAGGTTCTAAAGGAGGTTGAGCATAACAGGGTGAAATACAAGTTTTACACAACATCGATCCTTCTTGTCGTGTTTGTAGTAACTGGTACCATCTTCCTATATAAAGTAGAGAAATTGGACCTAGTCGATGCATTCTACTGCGTTTGTTCTACCATTACAACCTTGGGGTATGGAGATATAAGCTTTTCAAGCAAAGGGGGTCGTGTTTTTGCTGTGTTTTGGATATTAACAGGCACTATATGCGTGGCTAAGTTTTTTCTCTACGTTGCTGAGGTAAACACAGAGAACAGACAAAGAGCACTGGTGAAATGGGTTCTTAGTCGAAGAACGACAAGTTTAGATTTGGAGGCTGCTGATCTTGATAATGATGGAGTTGTTGA AGCTGCTGAGTTTGTTCTATTCAAACTTAAAGAAATGGGGAAGATTTGCCAACAGGATATTTCAGTTATAATGGAGGAATTCGAGGAACTAGACTTGGACCAGTCTGGGACCTTGACAGTATCTGATATAGCTCTAGCTCAATCTGTTGAAACCAGGAGTTCATAG
- the LOC108483455 gene encoding zinc transporter 11-like isoform X1 has protein sequence MKLSRFLFYFFLCLSLFISVTCHGGSHADADDDDDKAGERNEPYDLRSKSLILVKVWCLILVFVGTFVGGVSPYFLKWNQGFLVLGTQFAGGVFLGTAMMHFLSDANETFEDLTSKEYPFAFMLACAGYLLTMLADCVISYVYGKGKNSCNNGDLELQGAEQSKTNPHGQGDPPVGNGTDTKCAQSSSLTSASSFGDSVLLIIALCFHSVFEGIAIGVAETEADAWKALWTISLHKIFAAIAMGIALLRMIPDRPLLSCIAYAFAFAISSPVGVAIGIVIDATTQGAVADWIFAISMGLACGVFIYVSINHLLAKGYAPQKMVSVDRPHHKFLSVLLGVGVIAVVMIWDT, from the exons ATGAAGCTCTCACGTTTTCTCTTTTACTTCTTTCTCTGCCTCTCTCTTTTCATCTCTGTCACCTGCCACGGGGGCAGTCATGCTGAcgctgatgatgatgatgacaaGGCAGGTGAAAGGAATGAACCTTATGACCTACGATCCAAATCCTTGATTTTGGTCAAGGTATGGTGCTTGATTCTAGTGTTTGTAGGGACGTTCGTAGGTGGTGTGTCACCCTATTTTCTAAAGTGGAACCAGGGTTTTTTGGTGCTGGGAACACAGTTCGCCGGTGGGGTTTTTCTTGGGACAGCCATGATGCATTTCTTGAGTGATGCGAATGAAACTTTTGAAGACTTGACGAGTAAAGAATACCCTTTCGCCTTTATGTTGGCATGTGCTGGATATTTGTTGACTATGCTAGCTGATTGTGTGATCTCTTATGTGTACGGGAAAGGGAAGAATTCATGTAACAATGGTGATTTGGAGCTTCAAG GGGCTGAGCAGAGCAAAACGAATCCTCATGGTCAAGGCGATCCGCCA GTTGGTAATGGCACTGATACAAAATGTGCGCAGTCTTCATCTCTCACATCTGCAAGTTCTTTCGGGGATAGTGTTCTGTTGATCATTGCATTGTGCTTCCATTCAGTCTTTGAGGGCATAGCAATTGGAGTTGCAGAAACTGAAGCTGATGCTTGGAAAGCCTTGTGGACAATCTCCTTGCACAAGATATTTGCGGCGATCGCAATGGGGATAGCACTGCTCCGAATGATCCCGGATCGTCCATTGTTGTCGTGCATCGCCTATGCATTTGCATTTGCCATTTCAAGTCCTGTTGGGGTAGCCATTGGGATCGTAATAGATGCCACAACTCAGGGTGCTGTAGCAGACTGGATCTTTGCCATATCAATGGGGTTAGCCTGTGGAGTGTTCATCTACGTATCGATAAACCATCTGCTGGCTAAAGGCTACGCACCCCAGAAGATGGTTTCAGTTGACAGACCCCATCACAAGTTTTTGTCTGTCTTGTTAGGTGTTGGGGTGATCGCTGTAGTAATGATCTGGGACACTTGA